A genomic window from Engraulis encrasicolus isolate BLACKSEA-1 chromosome 14, IST_EnEncr_1.0, whole genome shotgun sequence includes:
- the LOC134462688 gene encoding E3 ubiquitin/ISG15 ligase TRIM25-like, translated as MAEAALQDLYQCSVCLDTLKDPVTTPCGHSYCQKCISDYWNQAPQTGVYSCPQCREKFSPRPALKKNTVLTELIAQIKISSAGLSYAEPGDVECDFCADIKLKAVKSCLVCLASFCETHVQPHYKAPAFKRHDLIEASVHLQEKICPNHGRLLEMFCRTDQVCICMMCATNDHKGHDLVSTAAGSQEQKITLGKVKKTSMDQIQERAKKLSQLKNALVFHQRSADTAVHHSERIFSELLQFLISKGTELNERIRDQQGAAVSQAEPAIKCLEQEITELEKQQGDLEQLSREEDHVQFLQSFMTLLPALRSTHALSTSTSPSLPFNDPSGSLSVFKEEMEQLCKRHVKEITVRLQEPLREPVCGSKPLVLNHWLRYDREFLLAFQFMPPCLQKPHGLPQISNVVLDNATHPKCSLSILKEEKEQFCKMEIPDCHQEPLREPVCGSKPLVPNCRFQYDREFLLGMRFMPACLQKPPGLPCISDVVLDKAYAPRQTWQNKPLNPSDSRYILEGKEGQRNLWCVNTEAQGRGLEETTGGRILGYAQDAPYIPPTIQDAPYLPPTIQDGPYLPRTTILPVPRNPCFRPLFQGPPPRGASYGPPSWVRFQRPHGQPHGKPYHF; from the exons ATGGCTGAGGCGGCACTTCAAGATCTTTATCAGTGCTCTGTGTGTCTAGATACACTGAAGGACCCGGTCACTACACCCTGTGGACACAGTTATTGTCAGAAATGCATCAGCGATTACTGGAATCAGGCACCTCAGACAGGTGTGTATAGTTGTCCTCAGTGTAGAGAGAAATTCAGCCCAAGACCTGCTCTGAAGAAGAATACTGTCTTGACTGAACTGATAGCCCAAATCAAGATTTCTTCTGCTGGACTGTCCTATGCTGAACCAGGAGACGTGGAGTGTGATTTCTGTGCAGATATAAAGCTCAAGGCCGTGAAATCCTGTCTAGTATGTCTAGCATCTTTCTGTGAGACCCATGTCCAACCTCACTACAAAGCACCTGCCTTCAAAAGGCACGACCTCATTGAGGCATCTGTGCACCTCCAAGAGAAGATCTGCCCTAACCATGGCCGTCTACTCGAGATGTTTTGCCGTACAGATCAGGTGTGCATCTGCATGATGTGCGCTACAAATGACCACAAAGGCCATGACCTGGTCTCAACAGCTGCTGGAAGTCAGGAGCAGAAG ATAACTCTGGGGAAGGTGAAGAAGACTTCAATGGACCAAATTCAGGAGAGAGCGAAGAAGCTGAGTCAGCTGAAAAATGCTTTAGTGTTTCATCAG CGATCTGCTGACACAGCAGTTCACCACAGTGAAAGGATCTTCAGTGAGTTACTGCAGTTCCTCATATCAAAGGGCACTGAGCTGAATGAGAGGATCAGagaccagcagggggcagcagttAGCCAAGCTGAACCCGCCATTAAGTGTCTGGAACAGGAGATAACTGAGCTGGAGAAACAGCAGGGTGATCTGGAGCAGTTGTCACGAGAGGAGGATCACGTCCAGTTTCTCCAG AGTTTCATGACTCTCTTACCAGCTCTGAGGTCTACACATGCACTTAGTACATCTACCAGTCCAAGCCTTCCATTTAATGATCCCAgtggttctctctctgtcttcaaagAAGAGATGGAACAACTTTGCAAGCGTCATGTGAAGGAAATAACCGTGAGGCTTCAGGAGCCTCTTAGAG aaccAGTATGTGGGTCCAAACCATTAGTGCTTAACCATTGGCTTCGATATGACCGGGAGTTTTTACTGGCTTTTCAGTTTATGCCACCTTGTTTGCAGAAACCACATGGACTACCACAAATCAGTAACGTGGTGCTGGACAAT GCTACACATCCGAAgtgttctctctctatcctcaaaGAAGAGAAGGAACAATTCTGCAAGATGGAAATACCAGATTGCCACCAGGAGCCCCTCAGAG aaccAGTGTGTGGGTCCAAACCATTGGTGCCCAACTGTAGGTTTCAATATGACCGGGAATTTCTACTGGGTATGCGGTTCATGCCAGCTTGTTTGCAGAAACCACCTGGACTACCATGCATCAGTGATGTGGTGCTGGATAAG GCCTACGCCCCGCGCCAGACATGGCAGAACAAGCCATTGAACCCGTCAGATTCTAGATACATCTTGGAGGGAAAAGAAGGTCAACGCAATTTG TGGTGTGTCAACACAGAGGCACAAGGCCGGGGGCTGGAAGAAACGACTGGAGGAAGAATATTGGGATACGCACAAGATGCCCCTTACATACCACCCACCATACAAGATGCCCCTTATCTACCACCCACCATACAAGATGGCCCTTATCTACCACGCACCACAATTCTCCCGGTGCCACGCAATCCATGCTTCCGTCCCTTGTTCCAGGGTCCCCCACCTAGGGGTGCCTCATATGGCCCACCAAGCTGGGTGCGCTTCCAAAGGCCCCATGGCCAGCCTCATGGCAAGCCATATCACTTCTGA